Proteins found in one Oenanthe melanoleuca isolate GR-GAL-2019-014 chromosome 24, OMel1.0, whole genome shotgun sequence genomic segment:
- the CXCR5 gene encoding C-X-C chemokine receptor type 5, translating to MGPVSYSSETYDLSQVELSGYYEAENTTPSLEGYFCFNPASSVVGNQGDPFRKVFIPLIYLLMFVLGTLGNALVLVILERFKRSRTTTENFLFHLTLANLALLLTFPFSVVENLAGWIFGKFLCKILSAVHKINFYCSSLLLGCIAVDRYLAIVYAIHTYRKRRARSIHLTCTAVWLCSLLLTLPDLIFVEVWTDDSNRSICYFPEVGIDGNNAWLATRFLYHTVGFFVPLLVMCYCYVAIIRALCQSQRLQRQKAVRVAILVTGIFLLCWSPYHIVIFLNTLTKLEAFTKNCLLEDQLDTAIMVTEAIGFTHCCLNPILYAFIGVKFRNDFFRILQELGCISQETLQEILEVTRKGSGIESDNTTSISTF from the exons ATGGGGCCTGTCAGCTACTCATCAGAGACCTATGACTTG AGCCAGGTGGAGCTGAGTGGTTACTATGAAGCTGAGAACACCACCCCTTCTTTGGAGGGCTACTTTTGCTTCAACCCAGCCTCATCTGTGGTTGGCAACCAGGGAGACCCCTTCAGAAAGGTCTTCATACCCCTCATCTATCTGCTGATGTTTGTGCTGGGGACTCTGGGCAATGCCCTGGTCCTGGTCATTTTAGAGAGGTTCAAGAGGTCTCGCACCACCAcagaaaactttcttttccaCCTCACCCTGGCCAACCTGGCACTGTTGCTCACCTTCCCATTCAGTGTGGTGGAGAACTTGGCTGGGTGGATATTTGGGAAGTTCCTCTGCAAGATCCTTAGTGCTGTCCACAAGATCAATTTCTactgcagcagcctgctgctggggtgCATTGCTGTGGACCGCTACCTGGCCATCGTCTATGCAATCCACACCTACCGCAAACGCAGAGCTCGCTCCATCCACCTCACCTGCACGGCTGTCTGGCTCTGCTCCTTGCTTCTGACTTTACCCGATCTCATCTTCGTGGAAGTCTGGACAGATGACAGCAACCGCAGCATTTGCTATTTTCCAGAGGTTGGCATTGATGGAAACAATGCATGGCTGGCAACACGCTTCCTTTACCACACCGTGGGCTTCTTTGTGCCTCTGCTGGTCATGTGCTACTGCTACGTGGCCATCATCCGGGCACTGTGCCAGTCCCAGCGCCTGCAGAGACAAAAAGCTGTCCGTGTGGCCATCCTGGTCACAGGCATCTTTCTCCTCTGCTGGAGCCCATACCACATCGTCATCTTCCTGAACACACTTACCAAGCTAGAAGCCTTCACTAAGAACTGCCTCCTGGAAGaccagctggacacagccatCATGGTGACAGAGGCCATCGGCTTCACGCACTGCTGCCTCAACCCCATCCTCTACGCCTTCATTGGGGTCAAGTTCCGCAACGACTTCTTCCGGATCCTGCAGGAGCTTGGCTGCATAAGCCAGGAGACCCTGCAGGAGATCCTGGAAGTGACAAGGAAGGGTAGTGGGATAGAGTCTGACAACACCACCTCCATCTCCACTTTCTAG